A genomic window from Halobaculum sp. MBLA0147 includes:
- a CDS encoding ABC transporter substrate-binding protein produces the protein MSEDTASGERTRRDVLTVTGTVATTALAGCAGETDDAETTNADSATPEADDDQTESGGSSAETGTLSLSIPEAANFDPVQIKGDGSQRVSDHVFEELFTLPQGGLTPEPQLVEEYEVSDDGRTYTFTLAEGVQFHDGSTLTAADVVYSWERLAASDNSQEAQVILEGGFQIAHETTTETVDGEQQEVYEPGTLAVEAVDERTLEVTLASPFFDALFWFAYGSLSPVPEGIVGDIDGYEGETDYATFSAERPIGTGPYRIGSVETGTNVTLDAFDEYHGSEPGPDRIEMQVVQSADTRFQRAINRNVDVFQLPSSRFDPSKVSIEETRSLGQEVGTYGPLSNDRTARYSTWDEAYTAYFIFDCSRVERPIRRALNYAVNQENFVEQGFKGVGEPAFHQSPPSVYPGGKEAYDRHAEENFPYGYREARVEKARSVMESAGYSDSDRASITLTLYNDRNPDAYSRIADLIRTKASSIHIDLTIERAPFGTIIEEAINGNLDMYTLGNGLEYPSPVDMLKFGRPYEGNLVRWRKDPSDASERAASAWSTIQDNLGPGEAAQQTRDEMIVQMEEAIWEDAIYLTNYHPRGQQFWYDDVDVPVQSSGFHDLLYDDVQL, from the coding sequence GTGTCCGAAGACACAGCGAGCGGGGAGCGAACCCGTCGAGACGTACTGACCGTGACCGGAACGGTTGCGACGACCGCACTCGCAGGGTGTGCTGGTGAGACGGACGACGCAGAGACGACGAACGCCGACTCCGCGACCCCGGAGGCCGACGACGACCAGACGGAGTCGGGTGGCTCCAGTGCAGAGACCGGGACGCTGTCGTTGTCTATTCCAGAGGCGGCCAACTTCGATCCGGTCCAGATCAAAGGTGACGGCTCACAGCGGGTGTCGGATCACGTCTTCGAGGAGCTGTTCACACTCCCACAGGGTGGACTGACGCCCGAACCACAACTGGTCGAGGAGTACGAGGTGTCCGATGACGGCCGAACGTACACCTTCACGCTCGCGGAGGGTGTGCAGTTCCATGACGGGTCGACGTTGACTGCGGCTGACGTGGTGTACTCGTGGGAGCGGCTCGCCGCCTCCGACAACAGTCAGGAGGCACAGGTCATCCTCGAAGGTGGGTTCCAGATTGCACACGAGACGACGACGGAGACCGTCGACGGAGAACAACAGGAGGTGTACGAGCCGGGGACGCTGGCCGTGGAGGCCGTCGACGAACGGACGCTCGAGGTGACGCTGGCGTCGCCGTTCTTCGACGCGTTGTTCTGGTTCGCGTACGGCTCGTTGAGTCCCGTCCCAGAGGGAATCGTAGGTGACATCGACGGGTACGAGGGTGAGACAGACTACGCTACGTTCTCGGCGGAGCGACCGATCGGGACCGGCCCCTACCGGATCGGATCCGTCGAGACGGGTACCAACGTCACCCTCGACGCGTTCGACGAGTACCACGGGAGTGAGCCCGGTCCAGATCGGATCGAGATGCAGGTGGTCCAGAGTGCCGATACGCGGTTCCAGCGGGCGATCAACCGGAACGTCGACGTGTTCCAACTCCCGAGTTCTCGGTTCGATCCGAGCAAGGTCTCCATCGAGGAGACGCGGTCACTCGGGCAGGAGGTGGGGACGTACGGCCCCCTCTCGAACGACCGGACTGCTCGGTACTCCACCTGGGACGAAGCGTACACCGCGTACTTCATCTTCGACTGCTCGCGGGTCGAACGGCCAATTCGGCGTGCGTTGAACTACGCCGTCAATCAAGAGAACTTCGTCGAACAGGGCTTCAAAGGGGTCGGCGAGCCCGCCTTCCACCAGTCGCCGCCGTCGGTGTACCCGGGTGGGAAGGAAGCCTACGACCGTCACGCCGAAGAGAACTTCCCGTACGGGTACCGCGAGGCACGCGTCGAGAAGGCACGGAGTGTGATGGAGTCGGCGGGCTACTCCGACAGTGATCGTGCGTCGATCACGCTCACCCTGTACAACGACCGGAACCCGGACGCGTACTCCCGGATCGCCGACCTGATTCGGACGAAGGCGTCGTCGATCCACATCGACCTCACGATCGAACGTGCGCCGTTCGGGACGATCATCGAGGAGGCGATCAACGGGAACCTCGACATGTACACGCTCGGAAACGGGTTGGAGTACCCGTCGCCGGTGGACATGCTGAAGTTCGGGCGACCGTACGAGGGGAACCTCGTCCGGTGGCGGAAGGACCCGTCCGACGCCTCCGAGCGCGCTGCGTCGGCGTGGAGCACGATCCAAGACAACCTCGGTCCGGGCGAGGCGGCCCAACAGACGCGCGACGAGATGATCGTCCAGATGGAGGAGGCAATCTGGGAGGACGCAATCTACCTGACGAACTACCACCCGCGTGGACAGCAGTTCTGGTACGACGACGTCGACGTGCCGGTACAGTCCAGTGGGTTCCACGATCTGCTCTACGACGACGTACAGCTGTGA
- a CDS encoding PQQ-binding-like beta-propeller repeat protein, whose translation MSHHTRRSLLAALGTTGVIGLAGCSSGRLGTEWPETVESTTDPLPGEDDGWPQFGRTAGHVGFAPEVRIDDPEPVWTVAFPGGLSSPVGAGDRLFVQTAPGPETDGAGTVVALDTDGGERWRRELPGGGGGWSGCPPILHRGSVYVGGVGGVYAIDARDGTPRWGRETDDSVNEAVLGREGRVFASTGETLLALDTAGGDGWRYVTGDDRFSTAVPAVGAGRVLYTTRILGSVVSIRPGTVGDPQTEWRYAPGGTGFGTPTVVDGTAYVPGDDLHALSAATGSVRWTVPVRAAAGVSTDGDRVYLSTEDGDLVALATTDGTERWRVSVAPGEDTYLRTRPLVTERSVVVTTEKPGRDDPVDTVAVDRRDGTERWRREQPGNIGYDAVALGTQIYVPVLWGFTLDRESGGTLVALDD comes from the coding sequence GTGTCCCACCACACGAGACGTAGTCTGCTCGCCGCCCTCGGGACGACGGGTGTCATCGGTCTGGCCGGGTGTTCGAGCGGTCGGCTCGGAACCGAGTGGCCCGAGACGGTCGAGTCGACCACCGATCCGCTCCCGGGTGAAGACGATGGGTGGCCGCAGTTCGGCCGGACTGCCGGACACGTCGGGTTCGCACCCGAGGTCCGGATCGACGACCCGGAGCCCGTCTGGACAGTCGCGTTCCCCGGTGGACTCTCGTCGCCGGTCGGCGCCGGAGATCGCCTGTTCGTTCAGACGGCTCCCGGTCCCGAGACGGACGGTGCCGGGACGGTCGTCGCACTCGACACCGACGGCGGCGAGCGGTGGCGACGGGAGCTCCCCGGTGGCGGTGGTGGCTGGTCCGGTTGCCCACCGATCCTCCACCGGGGGTCGGTGTACGTCGGCGGGGTCGGGGGCGTCTACGCGATCGACGCTCGAGACGGGACTCCCAGGTGGGGGCGAGAGACCGACGACTCCGTGAACGAGGCCGTCCTCGGGCGCGAGGGACGCGTGTTCGCCTCCACCGGCGAGACGCTGCTCGCACTCGACACGGCCGGCGGCGACGGGTGGCGGTACGTCACCGGCGACGACCGGTTCTCGACGGCCGTCCCGGCCGTCGGTGCGGGGCGTGTCCTGTACACGACCCGCATTCTGGGGAGTGTGGTCTCGATCCGTCCCGGAACCGTCGGCGATCCACAGACGGAGTGGCGCTACGCACCCGGCGGGACCGGGTTCGGGACGCCGACTGTCGTGGACGGGACAGCATACGTCCCGGGGGACGACCTCCACGCACTGTCGGCTGCGACCGGGTCGGTGCGGTGGACGGTACCCGTCCGGGCGGCTGCCGGCGTCTCGACGGACGGCGACCGCGTCTATCTCTCGACAGAGGACGGCGACCTGGTCGCACTGGCAACCACAGACGGCACCGAGCGCTGGCGCGTCTCCGTCGCTCCCGGCGAGGACACGTACCTCCGGACGCGCCCGCTCGTGACCGAGCGATCCGTCGTCGTGACCACGGAGAAGCCCGGTCGCGACGATCCGGTCGACACTGTCGCCGTCGACCGCCGAGACGGGACCGAACGGTGGCGACGCGAGCAGCCGGGGAACATCGGGTACGACGCCGTTGCCCTCGGCACCCAGATTTACGTGCCCGTGTTGTGGGGCTTCACGCTCGACCGCGAGTCCGGTGGGACGCTGGTCGCACTCGACGACTGA
- a CDS encoding prolyl oligopeptidase family protein, producing the protein MATDQTEAPSPPETDRDPVTEDRHGETFTDPYRWLEDSDDERVQAWTDEQNAYADCVLDTPQANRLEAVYEDLARVTDYETVEAAGDRYFQRIGGPEEDHRTLYVFESLAALRAGDGRVVVDPNELGDTTTSVDWYVPGPEGRTLAYGVAEGGDEQYDVVVVDVDDGDEITRLDAVGRAQPNAFGWVPAAGDEAVEGDEVAVDDEAAAGDDGTAASPRPRGFYYVATGGVGDGSQLEKAVRYHALDGETDRLVTDAFEPQEWPSVDTDGETVVVGRHDGRTQSDVFLAHGPPEETSLTPVVEGRDATFFPSVSDGRLYLSTDLDAPFRRVLTAGVDEILASESTSEVDEGGETSETDATTETDTLDVFTELVPESDAVIRDVVPAGDRVYVHAHRDARSVLTLHDPEEPDAEPTTVDLPAFASVDGLAGTDDGTVFAVVQSFSEPRSVRRVTPDGETETLVRQDVAPAFEIETSQEWFESADGTEIPAFVVRRAGVEPDGTNPAVVTGYGGFRINSTPSFARFRIPFLRAGGVFVVATLRGGAEYGAEWHAAGRREHKQNVFDDAIAVSEGLIERGWAHADRLAAVGGSNGGLLVGALLTQRPDLYRAVACHVPLLDMLRFHEFLLGESWTPEYGSPDDPEAFEYLREYSPYHNAPETAYPATLFTTALGDTRVHPAHARKMTARVQRRNTGPHPVVLRIDDDAGHGTGKPLSKEVREQTDRWGFLSHELGIDPDALAR; encoded by the coding sequence ATGGCCACAGATCAGACGGAGGCGCCCTCCCCACCGGAGACGGACCGCGACCCGGTGACGGAGGACCGTCACGGCGAGACGTTCACGGACCCGTACCGCTGGCTCGAAGACTCGGACGACGAGCGTGTCCAAGCGTGGACCGACGAGCAGAACGCGTACGCGGACTGCGTGCTCGACACGCCACAGGCGAACCGGCTCGAAGCGGTCTACGAGGATCTGGCGCGTGTGACAGACTACGAGACCGTCGAGGCCGCCGGCGACCGGTACTTCCAGCGGATCGGCGGCCCGGAGGAGGACCACCGGACTCTCTACGTCTTCGAGTCGCTCGCGGCGCTGCGGGCGGGTGACGGCCGCGTGGTCGTCGACCCGAACGAACTGGGTGACACCACGACCTCCGTGGACTGGTACGTTCCCGGCCCCGAGGGACGGACGCTCGCGTACGGCGTCGCCGAGGGCGGCGACGAACAGTACGACGTGGTCGTCGTCGACGTGGACGACGGCGACGAAATCACGCGGCTGGACGCCGTCGGCCGGGCGCAACCGAACGCGTTCGGGTGGGTGCCGGCAGCGGGTGACGAGGCTGTCGAGGGTGACGAGGTGGCTGTCGACGACGAGGCGGCCGCCGGCGACGACGGCACCGCAGCGTCTCCACGTCCGCGTGGGTTCTACTACGTGGCGACGGGTGGCGTCGGCGACGGGTCACAACTTGAGAAGGCGGTCCGCTACCACGCGCTGGACGGCGAGACGGACCGGCTCGTCACGGACGCGTTCGAGCCACAGGAGTGGCCGAGTGTCGACACCGACGGCGAGACGGTGGTGGTCGGGCGACACGACGGGCGAACACAGTCGGACGTGTTCCTCGCTCACGGCCCACCCGAGGAGACGAGTCTCACCCCGGTCGTCGAGGGACGCGACGCGACGTTCTTCCCCTCGGTGTCCGACGGCCGACTCTACCTCTCGACGGACCTCGACGCGCCGTTCCGACGCGTCCTGACCGCGGGAGTCGACGAGATTCTCGCGTCCGAGTCGACGAGCGAGGTGGACGAGGGCGGGGAGACGAGTGAGACGGACGCGACCACCGAGACGGATACGCTCGATGTCTTCACCGAACTCGTGCCGGAGTCGGACGCCGTGATCCGCGACGTCGTCCCCGCTGGCGACCGCGTGTACGTCCACGCACACCGGGACGCCCGCTCGGTCCTCACCCTCCACGATCCCGAAGAGCCAGACGCCGAGCCGACGACCGTCGACCTCCCGGCGTTCGCGAGTGTCGACGGCCTCGCCGGCACCGACGACGGTACGGTGTTCGCGGTCGTGCAGTCGTTCTCGGAGCCGAGATCCGTGCGCCGTGTCACGCCCGACGGCGAGACGGAGACACTGGTTCGACAGGACGTGGCTCCAGCGTTCGAGATCGAGACGAGCCAGGAGTGGTTCGAGTCGGCCGACGGGACGGAGATCCCGGCGTTCGTCGTCCGCCGTGCGGGTGTCGAGCCCGATGGAACCAACCCGGCGGTCGTGACGGGGTACGGTGGGTTCCGGATCAACAGTACGCCGTCGTTCGCCCGCTTCCGGATACCGTTCCTGCGAGCGGGCGGCGTATTCGTTGTGGCGACGCTGCGGGGTGGTGCGGAGTACGGCGCCGAGTGGCACGCCGCCGGTCGCCGCGAACACAAGCAGAACGTCTTCGACGACGCGATCGCCGTGAGCGAGGGGCTGATCGAGCGTGGCTGGGCCCACGCCGACCGCCTCGCCGCCGTGGGCGGCTCGAACGGCGGCCTGCTCGTCGGCGCGCTGCTCACACAGCGACCGGATCTCTACCGTGCCGTGGCGTGTCACGTCCCGCTGCTCGACATGCTCCGGTTCCACGAGTTCCTGCTCGGGGAGTCGTGGACGCCGGAGTACGGTTCCCCCGACGATCCGGAGGCCTTCGAGTACCTCCGGGAGTACTCCCCGTACCACAACGCGCCGGAGACGGCGTACCCCGCGACCCTGTTCACCACCGCGCTCGGTGACACCCGCGTCCACCCGGCACACGCCCGGAAGATGACCGCGCGGGTGCAACGACGCAACACCGGTCCGCACCCGGTCGTGCTCCGTATCGACGACGACGCCGGCCACGGGACCGGCAAGCCCCTCTCGAAAGAGGTCCGCGAACAGACCGACCGCTGGGGCTTCCTGTCTCACGAGTTGGGGATCGACCCCGACGCCCTCGCCCGGTAG
- a CDS encoding MFS transporter, whose translation MALVVWSVLVSQVLLYPGLAETVAALGGGTGILARSQFLIAEFGALVAFAVVWGAVSDAVGARRPLIVLGAGGGAASYLLVAASPTLGLGFGAVLGLRVVGGAFVVGAFSLAITTLMDLGGGNGRNMGAAGTAIGLGAALGSVVGGRLATADPLAPLYGGAVLLVGAGLLAATVPDRVDGGGLPVGEVGERLRSRPTLLVPYAFGYVDRLTAGFFALTGVAYLRDTFGIDATVAGGALALFFLPFAALQYPVGSLSDRVGRFLPVVVGSIAYGLGIVAVALAPTFVTAAALLVVVGVCGAFVSPTTMALVTDVTPPAERGTAMGGFNVFGSLGMLSGFLVGGVVTAVAGYWPAFLVAGGLEVAIALVASGAVRRIATGSTPRPPTSADRGD comes from the coding sequence CTGGCGCTCGTCGTCTGGTCGGTGCTGGTCTCGCAGGTCCTGTTGTACCCCGGGCTCGCGGAGACCGTCGCCGCGCTGGGCGGTGGCACCGGGATCCTCGCCCGGAGCCAGTTTCTGATCGCGGAGTTCGGCGCCCTCGTCGCGTTCGCGGTCGTCTGGGGAGCGGTCAGCGACGCCGTGGGCGCACGGCGACCGCTGATCGTCCTCGGCGCGGGCGGCGGTGCGGCGAGCTACCTGCTCGTCGCCGCGAGTCCGACGCTCGGCCTCGGGTTCGGCGCGGTCCTCGGCCTGCGAGTCGTCGGCGGTGCGTTCGTCGTCGGCGCGTTCTCGTTGGCGATCACGACGCTGATGGATCTGGGCGGCGGGAACGGCCGGAACATGGGTGCGGCCGGCACCGCGATCGGGCTCGGTGCCGCACTCGGCTCCGTCGTCGGCGGCCGACTCGCCACGGCCGACCCGTTGGCACCGCTGTACGGTGGCGCGGTGCTCCTCGTCGGTGCGGGACTGCTGGCGGCGACCGTCCCGGACCGCGTCGACGGCGGCGGGCTCCCGGTCGGCGAGGTCGGCGAGCGACTGCGGTCGCGGCCGACCCTCCTCGTCCCGTACGCGTTCGGCTACGTCGACCGCCTGACGGCCGGATTCTTCGCGTTGACGGGTGTGGCGTACCTCCGGGACACGTTCGGGATCGACGCCACGGTCGCGGGCGGGGCGCTGGCGCTGTTCTTCCTCCCGTTCGCCGCGTTGCAGTACCCCGTCGGGTCGCTGTCGGATCGCGTCGGCCGGTTCCTCCCGGTCGTCGTCGGCTCGATCGCGTACGGACTCGGGATCGTCGCCGTCGCACTCGCACCGACGTTCGTGACCGCCGCGGCGCTGCTCGTCGTCGTCGGCGTCTGTGGCGCGTTCGTCTCCCCGACGACGATGGCGCTCGTCACCGACGTGACCCCGCCCGCAGAACGCGGCACGGCGATGGGTGGGTTCAACGTGTTCGGGAGCCTCGGCATGTTGAGCGGGTTCCTCGTCGGCGGTGTCGTCACCGCGGTCGCCGGCTACTGGCCCGCCTTCCTCGTCGCGGGCGGGCTCGAAGTCGCGATCGCCCTCGTCGCGTCGGGTGCAGTGCGACGGATCGCGACCGGCTCCACACCTCGGCCCCCCACGTCGGCGGATCGAGGGGACTGA
- a CDS encoding NAD(P)/FAD-dependent oxidoreductase has translation MTRVAIIGCGAAGAATAYVLGATDTDCVVFERRESPGGRAATRRRETASGTVTYDYGANYLETEDDRVTDLVETVAAPRDTPGPIYTFDGDGTVTPGRDADEQKLSTPDGVTALVRRLVADSDATLRPDTPVTRLHHETASDGADEWVVETPNGDHGPFDAVVCTPPAPVTATLLADSEWDEPVRDRLVAAARDVPYATVWSVVAGYERALDRPYYALVDTSDDHSVGWIARESRKPGHVPSGEVLLVQGAHDWSARHADAEATDVTAALVEAAGSVINEPWLRDPDWTDATLWERALPEGRLVPGPRRAAEAAGCYVAGDWVVGEGRLHAALRSGLDVAERLVYGL, from the coding sequence GTGACACGAGTCGCCATCATCGGCTGTGGCGCGGCGGGTGCGGCGACGGCGTACGTACTGGGGGCCACCGACACCGACTGTGTCGTGTTCGAACGACGCGAGTCTCCGGGTGGTCGCGCGGCGACACGGCGTCGCGAGACGGCGAGCGGAACGGTGACGTACGACTACGGAGCCAACTATCTGGAGACTGAGGACGACCGCGTCACCGACCTCGTCGAGACGGTCGCCGCGCCGAGAGACACACCGGGACCGATCTACACGTTCGACGGCGACGGGACTGTCACGCCCGGTCGCGACGCAGACGAGCAGAAGCTGTCGACACCGGACGGCGTGACGGCCCTCGTTCGACGCCTCGTCGCCGACAGCGACGCCACGCTGCGCCCCGACACTCCGGTGACCCGACTCCACCACGAGACGGCGAGCGACGGCGCCGATGAGTGGGTCGTCGAGACACCGAACGGAGACCACGGTCCCTTCGACGCGGTCGTCTGTACGCCGCCCGCCCCGGTGACGGCAACTCTCCTCGCGGACAGCGAGTGGGACGAACCCGTACGAGATCGACTGGTCGCGGCGGCACGCGACGTACCGTACGCGACCGTCTGGAGCGTCGTCGCGGGGTACGAACGAGCACTCGACCGCCCGTACTACGCACTCGTCGACACGAGCGACGATCACAGTGTCGGGTGGATCGCTCGGGAGTCCCGCAAGCCGGGGCACGTCCCGTCCGGCGAGGTCCTGCTCGTGCAGGGTGCTCACGACTGGTCTGCACGGCACGCGGACGCCGAGGCGACCGACGTCACTGCGGCGCTGGTTGAGGCCGCTGGGAGTGTGATCAACGAGCCGTGGCTCCGCGATCCCGACTGGACGGACGCTACACTCTGGGAACGGGCACTCCCGGAGGGGCGACTCGTCCCCGGTCCGCGCCGCGCCGCCGAAGCCGCCGGCTGCTACGTCGCCGGTGACTGGGTCGTCGGCGAAGGCCGACTCCACGCCGCGCTCCGATCGGGGCTGGATGTCGCCGAACGGCTCGTGTACGGGCTGTGA
- a CDS encoding methyl-accepting chemotaxis protein — protein sequence MRVDPRRSYPAKLVAGFGVVLIVVAALGAFTVVSVGETVEANNVETISGEATAVGDVVEATLDDLRGSAITAADETSRARERLEISAETRDELNSRYQRRSFANNVAGLHLVDPESGEVLASSQSAAVGDQITAVGIPLPETVKRGGTQIAYVDSAGENGSWVVYAGTNQGNLIVQRTPYSYVDEAVDGFVNRSRVRIVNDAGVVVYDSRTPAAVGTQHTDGEGVSSPAVRAGLNGSTGSTSVSGANSATGTELVVGHSARIGSTNWVAVSYAEPSVLFASVGEVRNNLFVLLGGVAVALVGFGLVVERPAVRELRRLTRRVGAMESGDLETAVETERRDEFGELGDGLEAMRTRLRERIEEAERATEEAEAAREDAEAAREEAEALSNHLETKADDYRVAIQTLAEGDFTVRVDPESDHDGMREIGETLNEVVGDLETTLAGVQGFATEVADSMTALAASADEIESATADVSGTVQSISAGTDEQRERLASVADEMGNMSATVEEVAATSGEVADNAATAAELSREGRDAAEDAVAALDEVEGVTAEAVEEVDELVEQVEQIEQFADVIGDIAEQTDMLALNANVEAARTDSDSDGFAVVADEIKQLAEEAGDRADDIEALVSDVTDQTTATADRMRTTNERLRSSVETVETAIDALVDIGEVVERTNDGVQNIDQATDDQAATTEEVTATVEEVREIATENADEASDAAAAAEQQTATVSEVARTAEQIASEADDLRAATDRFTVAAETAGGERSASDGGTDGDERERRESDTDDATSRDPPGVTEGE from the coding sequence GTGAGAGTCGACCCGCGTCGGAGTTACCCGGCGAAACTCGTCGCCGGATTCGGCGTTGTCCTGATCGTCGTCGCCGCACTCGGCGCGTTCACGGTCGTCTCCGTCGGTGAGACCGTCGAGGCGAACAACGTCGAGACCATCTCGGGCGAAGCGACGGCCGTCGGAGACGTGGTCGAGGCCACACTGGACGACCTCCGTGGCTCCGCGATCACGGCTGCCGACGAGACGAGCCGAGCACGCGAGAGGCTTGAGATCTCCGCGGAGACGCGCGACGAGTTGAACAGTCGCTACCAGCGGCGGAGCTTCGCCAACAACGTCGCGGGACTCCACCTCGTCGACCCCGAGTCTGGGGAGGTCTTGGCATCCTCGCAGTCCGCGGCGGTCGGCGACCAGATCACCGCCGTCGGGATTCCACTCCCCGAGACGGTCAAACGAGGGGGAACCCAGATCGCGTACGTCGACAGCGCGGGTGAGAACGGCTCGTGGGTCGTGTACGCCGGGACGAACCAAGGGAACCTGATCGTCCAGCGGACGCCGTACTCGTACGTCGACGAGGCAGTCGACGGCTTCGTCAATCGGAGTCGCGTTCGGATCGTGAACGACGCCGGCGTCGTCGTCTACGACAGTCGCACGCCCGCCGCGGTCGGCACCCAACACACCGACGGCGAGGGCGTCTCCTCGCCCGCCGTCCGGGCGGGGCTGAACGGGAGCACAGGTTCGACGTCGGTGAGTGGCGCGAACAGCGCGACGGGGACGGAGTTGGTCGTCGGCCACAGTGCCCGGATCGGCTCCACGAACTGGGTCGCCGTGTCGTACGCCGAACCGTCCGTCCTGTTCGCCTCCGTCGGTGAAGTGCGGAACAACCTCTTCGTGTTACTCGGCGGCGTCGCGGTCGCGCTCGTCGGCTTCGGGCTCGTGGTCGAACGCCCGGCAGTGCGGGAGCTACGGCGGTTGACGAGACGCGTCGGCGCGATGGAGTCGGGTGATCTCGAAACCGCGGTGGAGACGGAGCGACGCGACGAGTTCGGCGAGTTGGGCGACGGGTTGGAGGCGATGCGGACCCGACTCCGCGAACGGATCGAGGAGGCGGAGCGGGCGACCGAAGAGGCGGAGGCCGCTCGCGAGGACGCCGAGGCCGCACGGGAGGAGGCAGAGGCCCTCTCGAACCACCTAGAGACGAAGGCCGACGACTACCGCGTGGCGATCCAGACCCTCGCGGAGGGAGACTTCACCGTCCGCGTCGACCCGGAGAGCGATCACGACGGGATGCGAGAGATCGGCGAGACGCTCAACGAGGTCGTCGGCGACCTCGAGACGACACTCGCGGGTGTCCAGGGCTTCGCCACGGAGGTCGCAGACTCGATGACCGCACTCGCGGCCAGCGCCGACGAGATCGAGAGTGCGACGGCAGACGTCTCCGGGACGGTCCAGTCGATCAGTGCGGGGACGGACGAACAGCGCGAGCGACTCGCCTCCGTCGCCGACGAGATGGGCAACATGTCGGCGACGGTCGAGGAGGTCGCCGCCACCTCCGGAGAAGTCGCAGACAACGCGGCGACGGCGGCAGAACTCAGTCGCGAGGGACGTGACGCGGCCGAAGACGCCGTGGCGGCGTTGGACGAGGTGGAGGGGGTGACGGCCGAGGCCGTCGAGGAGGTGGACGAGTTGGTCGAGCAGGTCGAACAGATCGAGCAGTTCGCGGACGTGATCGGCGACATCGCCGAGCAGACGGACATGCTCGCGTTGAACGCCAACGTCGAGGCGGCACGGACCGACAGCGACTCCGACGGGTTCGCGGTGGTGGCAGACGAGATCAAGCAACTCGCCGAGGAGGCGGGCGACCGCGCCGACGACATCGAGGCGCTCGTCAGCGACGTGACGGACCAGACCACGGCCACGGCCGATCGGATGCGGACGACCAACGAACGGCTCCGTTCGTCCGTGGAGACGGTCGAGACGGCGATCGACGCGTTGGTCGACATCGGCGAGGTCGTCGAGCGGACGAACGACGGCGTCCAGAACATCGACCAGGCCACCGACGACCAGGCGGCCACGACCGAAGAGGTGACGGCGACGGTCGAGGAGGTGCGCGAGATCGCGACGGAGAACGCCGACGAGGCCAGCGACGCCGCCGCGGCCGCCGAGCAACAGACCGCCACCGTCTCCGAGGTGGCTCGTACCGCAGAACAGATCGCGAGCGAGGCGGACGACCTGCGCGCGGCGACGGATCGGTTCACCGTCGCGGCGGAGACGGCGGGCGGCGAGCGTAGTGCGTCCGACGGAGGCACTGACGGTGACGAACGCGAGAGAAGGGAGAGCGACACCGACGACGCTACGTCCAGAGACCCACCCGGCGTGACGGAGGGCGAGTGA
- a CDS encoding ATP-binding protein, translated as MRPSRFVDLAAVLERTGEQCRPQRLHTRRVDVRATVDGRTVVIEIEDDGPGIPETDRETLFEHVGKNGTDHGLGLSIVATLATRYGGEVELTETGPTGTTITIRLPVADHGPTDPQRVFAPDAVSAPTDTSGPAPLEIE; from the coding sequence ATCCGTCCGAGCCGATTCGTTGATCTCGCGGCTGTTCTCGAACGTACTGGAGAACAGTGTCGGCCACAACGACTCCACACCCGTCGGGTCGACGTACGTGCGACGGTCGACGGACGGACCGTCGTGATCGAGATCGAAGACGACGGACCTGGAATTCCAGAGACAGACCGAGAGACACTGTTCGAGCACGTCGGGAAGAACGGTACCGACCACGGCCTCGGACTCTCGATCGTCGCGACGCTCGCCACTCGGTACGGCGGCGAAGTCGAACTAACCGAGACCGGGCCGACCGGGACGACGATCACGATCCGGCTGCCAGTGGCCGACCACGGGCCGACAGATCCACAGAGAGTCTTCGCGCCCGACGCCGTGTCGGCTCCGACGGACACGTCCGGACCGGCGCCACTGGAGATCGAGTGA